DNA from Aliarcobacter butzleri:
GGAAATGAGAAATATAAGGTATCAACAATAAACAATCAAAAAGTAAATGTTTCAGATAGTAAAAATACTTTTATAAAGGCTGAAAAATATTTTGATGAGATTCAAAAGCTCAATAAAAATGAGATATATGTTTCAGATGTAATTGGTGAATATATTGGAACAAAAGTTATTGGTTTATTCACAAAAGAGAAAGCACAAAAATCAGGTATTGAGTTTGAACCTGAAAAATATGGTTATGCAGGTATTGAAAATCCTTTAGGAAAAAGATTTGAAGGAATAATTAGATTTATAACTCCTGTATATAAAAATGATGAAAAAATTGGTTATATTTCATTGGCATTAGACCATAGACATCTTCAAGAGTTTACAGATACAGTTAATCCAACAAATAGCAATTTAAAACAAAATATTACAGATGCTAGTTTAGGTAATTATGCTTTTATTTGGGATTATGAAGGAAAAAGTATAGTTCACCCAAGGCATTATTCTATTTTGGGTTATGATAAAGATACAGGCGAAAAAGTTATGCCTTGGTTAAGTTTGGATGTTGCAGAAAAATTTTATAGTTCAAATCAAAATATTAATGATTTTTTGAAAAACTATCCAAAATTTGAAGAACAAAGTTTGCAAAAAAAACCAAATTTAAAACAGTTAAAAGAGGATGGAAATGTTGGACTTGATTGCAGATATCTAAATTTTGCTCCACAATGCGAAGGTTGGATGCAACTAACTCAAAACGGAGGTTATGGCTCATTTATAATTAATTGGAGCAATGTTTGGAAGCTAACAACAGCCGCAACAATTCCTTATTATACAGGTAAATATGGAAACTCAAAAAGAGGTTTTGGATTTGTTTCAATAGGTGCAAGTGTTGATGATTTTCATGCAGCTGCTAATGAAACAAAAGAAGAAGTTACAAAAATCTTAGATAGTCAAACACAAATTATTTCTAAAATTATGGATGAAAATAAATTTGAGATAAAAGATTCTATACGAGCATTAATTAATGAATTATCAACTGTAACTTTTGCAATGATTGTTTTAGTTATTATAATTGCACTATTTATGTCATCGTATTTAAGTAAAAAAATAGATGATATTTTAATTGGAACAAAAAAATTTGCTAATAATGAATTGGATTATAGAATAAAAGTAACTTCAACAGATGAAATTGGACAACTTGAAAATTCATTTAATGAAATGGCTGGAAAAATTGAAAAGTTAATTAGTCAAGAAAAGAAACTAAATACTGAATTAGAAGAAAAAGTGATTGTCGAAACATCAAAACAAAAAGAGCAAGAACAATTATTAATTCAACAAACAAGACTTGCAGCAATGGGAGAGATGATAGGTAATATTGCACATCAATGGAGACAACCTTTAAATGCTTTAGGTTTGATTTTACAAAATCTTAAGTTCTCTTATGAAATTGGTGAATTAGATGAAAAAATGATTGATAAATCTGTTAAAAAAGCAACTATGTTAACAGAAAATATGTCTAAAACAATAGATGATTTTAGAAACTTTTTTAGACCTAATAAAGCAAAAGAAAATTTTAAAATAAATGAAGGTATCACAAAAGCAGTAGAACTTATTGAATCAACTTTTGAACATAATAATATAAAACTTGAAAAAGATTTTGTTTCATCAGAAATAGAATTTTTTGGTTTTGCAAATGAATTTTCCCAAGTGATATTAAATCTTTTAACAAATGCAAAAGATGCAGTCTTAGAAAATAAAATAGAAAATCCATTGATTATTATTCAAACAAAAATAGATGATGAATATATTTATATATCGATTAAAGATAATGGCTTAGGTATAAAAGATGAAATCATAAATAAAATATTTGAACCATATTTTACTACAAAAGACGAAGGCAAAGGTACAGGTATTGGACTTTATATGTCAAAAATTATTATAGAAAATAATATGAATGGAAAAATTGAAGTTAAAAATGAGCAAAATGGAGCAAATGTAATAATAAAATTACCAATTAAAAACTAATAAATATTTATATAAAATTTTAAAATTTTTTATTGACAATAAATTTTTTATTAACTATACTTAATCATTCAAAAAATAAAAAAGGAGAGTAATATGAAAATATTTGATTTTTATAAAAGCCATTTCATTAAAAGTGTAAACTCTCTGCTCCTGCTTTCTTTTTCTCTC
Protein-coding regions in this window:
- a CDS encoding sensor histidine kinase, translated to MKNLSIKIKLIIIFILIKIIPLLFVSYIAYEGILKLEQYLNKSTNFLYNQSKEVISNTANASIEDSIKNLDKKSQESLERLSNEIALNIANFLYERDRDLILLSKLELNQKVLDSFFEAKTKEITIHDEYYYDNETNSYKTKEEIKKVERDKKTANLKDNEKEFNYIDPIDFKTKNIPIYKEISFFDLQGNEKYKVSTINNQKVNVSDSKNTFIKAEKYFDEIQKLNKNEIYVSDVIGEYIGTKVIGLFTKEKAQKSGIEFEPEKYGYAGIENPLGKRFEGIIRFITPVYKNDEKIGYISLALDHRHLQEFTDTVNPTNSNLKQNITDASLGNYAFIWDYEGKSIVHPRHYSILGYDKDTGEKVMPWLSLDVAEKFYSSNQNINDFLKNYPKFEEQSLQKKPNLKQLKEDGNVGLDCRYLNFAPQCEGWMQLTQNGGYGSFIINWSNVWKLTTAATIPYYTGKYGNSKRGFGFVSIGASVDDFHAAANETKEEVTKILDSQTQIISKIMDENKFEIKDSIRALINELSTVTFAMIVLVIIIALFMSSYLSKKIDDILIGTKKFANNELDYRIKVTSTDEIGQLENSFNEMAGKIEKLISQEKKLNTELEEKVIVETSKQKEQEQLLIQQTRLAAMGEMIGNIAHQWRQPLNALGLILQNLKFSYEIGELDEKMIDKSVKKATMLTENMSKTIDDFRNFFRPNKAKENFKINEGITKAVELIESTFEHNNIKLEKDFVSSEIEFFGFANEFSQVILNLLTNAKDAVLENKIENPLIIIQTKIDDEYIYISIKDNGLGIKDEIINKIFEPYFTTKDEGKGTGIGLYMSKIIIENNMNGKIEVKNEQNGANVIIKLPIKN